The Candidatus Nitrospira nitrosa sequence GTGGGCGGACAAGGAAAAGATCCATCAAGTACTTGTGAATGTGTTGGCGAATGCGCTCGCCGCAACCCCTGCACATGGGACGGTCACCGTGACTGCGGGATGTCGCGAGGCGTCAGCCGACGAGCTCGAGCGCGGTCGGCTCGTGGCCGATGGCATGTCTCCAATGGTGGTGACCATCCTGATACAGGATACAGGGTGTGGAATGCCGACAGCCGATCTGGAAAAGGCGTTCGAGCCGTTTTTCACCACCAAGGCGGTTGGCAAAGGCACTGGCTTGGGACTATTCTTAAGCCGCGAATCAGTTGTGGCGCATGGTGGAAGCCTGGTGCTCGGCAGTGTGATCGGGCAGGGCACGACCGTGACGCTGACGTTACCGGCAATGCGACGTGCCTCTGTTCCTGTAAAGGGAGAGACATGACACACTGAACGATTCTGGTGGCCGACGATGATGCGGTTGCCCGTGAGCTGCTGGCAGAGGGGCTTGGAGAAGCGTACGATCGGCTTGTGGTGCTGGCCTGTGAGGGAGCGCAGTCCGTGGACGATTATGATGAGCATGTGACCAGCGAGGCAATGGGCTCAGGTTTCGTGAGGGAGGAGGCATGATGCATTCAGCGACGATTCTGGTGGCCGACGATGATGCGGTTGCCCGTGAGCTGCTGGCAGAAGCGCTCAGGAAAGAAGGCTATCAGGTCGAGGCGTTTGCAAGCGGGGAAGAGGTGATCGCCAGGGGGCGTGAGGGACGGGTCGATCTGGTGTTGACCGATATTCGCATGGGGGCCGTGGATGGACTCACTGTGCTACGGGAGTTCAAGCGGGTCAGTCCGAATACGGCGGTGGTGGTGCTGACGGCGTTCGGCTCATTGGAGGGTGCGATTGAGGCGATCAAGCAAGGGGCCTACGATTACCTTGCGAAACCGTTCAAGCGGGAAGATATCAAGCTGGTCGTCAAGCGAGGGCTGGATCACTGTCGGTTGCTTCGAGAGAATGCCCGGTTCCGAGAGGAGTTGAAGAGCAAGGGCGAGTGGTCCCCATTGGTCGGAAGCAGCACGGCAATGTTAGAGGTCTACAAGCTGGTCGCCCGTGTGGCGGAGAGTAAGAGCACCGTGTTGCTGCAAGGAGAAAGCGGGACGGGCAAAGAACTGATTGCTCGGGCCATTCATACGAATGGTCCTCGTCGAGATAAGCCCTTTATCCCGGTCAACTGCGGCGCCTTGCCGGATACGCTGCTGGAGTCGGAAATGTTCGGATATGAGAAGGGCGCGTTTACCGGGGCGGTAGGGACCAAGGTCGGACTCTTTGAATCGGCCAATGGGGGGACGTTATTTCTCGATGAAATCGGTGAGCTTGGACAAGCGTTGCAAGTGAAATTGTTGCGGGTGATGCAAGATCAAGAAGTGCGGCGAGTCGGGAGCACGACATCAACTAAAGTCGATGTCCGGATCATTGCCGCGACGAATCGTGATTTGGAGCAGTTGGTGAAGGAAGGAAAGTTTCGGGACGATCTCTTCTACCGCCTGAAAGTGGTGCCGATCACCTTGCCGGCGTTGGTGGAACGCCGGGAAGATATTCCCATGTTGGTGCATCACTTTCTGCAAAAGTGTGCCACGGGGGCCGGGCACGTGGTACGAGGCGTCCTGCCGGAAACCATGACGCTCTTGACCCAGTATCGCTGGCCGGGCAATGTGCGTGAGTTGGAGAATGCGATTGAGCGGGCCGTGTCATTAAGTCACGG is a genomic window containing:
- a CDS encoding sigma-54-dependent transcriptional regulator, translating into MMHSATILVADDDAVARELLAEALRKEGYQVEAFASGEEVIARGREGRVDLVLTDIRMGAVDGLTVLREFKRVSPNTAVVVLTAFGSLEGAIEAIKQGAYDYLAKPFKREDIKLVVKRGLDHCRLLRENARFREELKSKGEWSPLVGSSTAMLEVYKLVARVAESKSTVLLQGESGTGKELIARAIHTNGPRRDKPFIPVNCGALPDTLLESEMFGYEKGAFTGAVGTKVGLFESANGGTLFLDEIGELGQALQVKLLRVMQDQEVRRVGSTTSTKVDVRIIAATNRDLEQLVKEGKFRDDLFYRLKVVPITLPALVERREDIPMLVHHFLQKCATGAGHVVRGVLPETMTLLTQYRWPGNVRELENAIERAVSLSHGPMLTPEDLPEVIRQGVTAEGDASVVPGDPLNDAYLTLEEVEKRHLIRVLKETKGNKVKAAKILGIDRRTLYRMAERFGLDLGEEVEGVEKESVGPSGTS